Proteins from one Ficedula albicollis isolate OC2 chromosome 3, FicAlb1.5, whole genome shotgun sequence genomic window:
- the PHF10 gene encoding PHD finger protein 10 isoform X2, with protein MDDTEENSNDGSQPSKRRRMGSGDSSRSCETSSQDLGYSYFPAENLIEYKWPPDETGEYYMLQEQVSEYLGVTSFKRKYPERRDLSHKEKLYLRELNVITETQCTLGLTALRSDEVIDLMIKEYPAKHAEYSVILQEKERQRITDHYKEYSQMQQQNTQKVEASKVPEYIKKAAKKAAEFNSNLNRERMEERRAYFDLQTHIIQVPQGKYKILPTERTKVSPYPVALIPGQFQEYYKRYSPDELRYLPLNTALYEPPLDPELLTLDSDGDSDDAEEGRGDEKRKTKGNSPKVIPNAICGICLKGKESNKKGKPEALIHCSQCDNSGHPSCLDMTPELVAMIKTYPWQCMECKTCIICGQPHHEEEMMFCDVCDRGYHTFCVGLDAIPSGPWICDCCQKEPPVPRRGGRRGKNSKEG; from the exons ATG gatGACACCGAAGAAAATTCCAATGATGGCAGCCAGCCATCCAAACGACGGCGTATGGGCTCAGGGGACAGTTCTCGGAGCTGTGAAACTTCCAGTCAAGACCTTGG GTATAgttattttcctgctgaaaattTGATAGAATACAAATGGCCACCTGATGAAACAGGAGAATACTATATGCTTCAGGAGCAAGTCAGTGAATATTTGGGTGTGacttcctttaaaagaaaatatccag AAAGGCGAGATTTATCTCACAAGGAAAAGCTCTACCTCAGAGAACTAAATGTTATCACAGAGACTCAATGCACACTAG gtCTAACAGCTTTGCGTAGTGATGAAGTAATTGATCTTATGATTAAAGAATACCCTGCCAAACATGCTGAGTATTCTGTTATACTGCAAGAGAAAGAACGGCAGCGAATAACAGATCATTACAAAGAGTATTCT caaatgcagcagcagaacacacagaaagTGGAAGCCAGTAAAGTTccagaatatattaaaaaagctGCCAAGAAAGCTGCAGAATTCAACAGCAATTTAAACCGAGAGCGGATGGAAGAAAGAAGAGCCTATTTTGATTTACAGACACAT ATTATCCAGGTGCCtcaaggaaaatacaaaatcttgCCTACAGAGAGAACAAAGGTTAGTCCTTATCCAGTGGCTCTCATACCCGGCCAGTTCCAGGAGTACtacaaaag ATACTCTCCAGATGAGCTTCGTTACTTGCCGTTAAACACAGCTCTTTATGAGCCTCCTTTGGATCCAGAACTGCTTACATTGGACAGTGATGGAGATTCAGATGATGCAGAGGAAGGGCGAGGtgatgaaaaaaggaaaaccaaaggcAATTCG CCAAAGGTCATTCCAAATGCTATATGTGGAATTTGTCTGAAGGGTAAGGAGTCcaacaagaaaggaaaacctgAAGCTCTTATACATTGCTCCCAGTGTGACAACAGTG GCCACCCTTCTTGCCTTGATATGACCCCGGAGCTTGTTGCTATGATTAAGACTTACCCTTGGCAATGTATGGAGTGTAAAACGTGCATTATATGTGGGCAGCCTCACCACGAAGAAGAAATGATGTTCTGTGATGTATGTGACCGTGGCTATCACACTTTTTGTGTGGGGCTTGATGCTATCCCTTCAG GTCCCTGGATTTGTGATTGTTGTCAGAAAGAGCCTCCTGTACccagaagaggaggaagaagggggaaaaacagCAAGGAGGGCTAA
- the PHF10 gene encoding PHD finger protein 10 isoform X1: MDDTEENSNDGSQPSKRRRMGSGDSSRSCETSSQDLGYSYFPAENLIEYKWPPDETGEYYMLQEQVSEYLGVTSFKRKYPDLERRDLSHKEKLYLRELNVITETQCTLGLTALRSDEVIDLMIKEYPAKHAEYSVILQEKERQRITDHYKEYSQMQQQNTQKVEASKVPEYIKKAAKKAAEFNSNLNRERMEERRAYFDLQTHIIQVPQGKYKILPTERTKVSPYPVALIPGQFQEYYKRYSPDELRYLPLNTALYEPPLDPELLTLDSDGDSDDAEEGRGDEKRKTKGNSPKVIPNAICGICLKGKESNKKGKPEALIHCSQCDNSGHPSCLDMTPELVAMIKTYPWQCMECKTCIICGQPHHEEEMMFCDVCDRGYHTFCVGLDAIPSGPWICDCCQKEPPVPRRGGRRGKNSKEG, encoded by the exons ATG gatGACACCGAAGAAAATTCCAATGATGGCAGCCAGCCATCCAAACGACGGCGTATGGGCTCAGGGGACAGTTCTCGGAGCTGTGAAACTTCCAGTCAAGACCTTGG GTATAgttattttcctgctgaaaattTGATAGAATACAAATGGCCACCTGATGAAACAGGAGAATACTATATGCTTCAGGAGCAAGTCAGTGAATATTTGGGTGTGacttcctttaaaagaaaatatccag atttagAAAGGCGAGATTTATCTCACAAGGAAAAGCTCTACCTCAGAGAACTAAATGTTATCACAGAGACTCAATGCACACTAG gtCTAACAGCTTTGCGTAGTGATGAAGTAATTGATCTTATGATTAAAGAATACCCTGCCAAACATGCTGAGTATTCTGTTATACTGCAAGAGAAAGAACGGCAGCGAATAACAGATCATTACAAAGAGTATTCT caaatgcagcagcagaacacacagaaagTGGAAGCCAGTAAAGTTccagaatatattaaaaaagctGCCAAGAAAGCTGCAGAATTCAACAGCAATTTAAACCGAGAGCGGATGGAAGAAAGAAGAGCCTATTTTGATTTACAGACACAT ATTATCCAGGTGCCtcaaggaaaatacaaaatcttgCCTACAGAGAGAACAAAGGTTAGTCCTTATCCAGTGGCTCTCATACCCGGCCAGTTCCAGGAGTACtacaaaag ATACTCTCCAGATGAGCTTCGTTACTTGCCGTTAAACACAGCTCTTTATGAGCCTCCTTTGGATCCAGAACTGCTTACATTGGACAGTGATGGAGATTCAGATGATGCAGAGGAAGGGCGAGGtgatgaaaaaaggaaaaccaaaggcAATTCG CCAAAGGTCATTCCAAATGCTATATGTGGAATTTGTCTGAAGGGTAAGGAGTCcaacaagaaaggaaaacctgAAGCTCTTATACATTGCTCCCAGTGTGACAACAGTG GCCACCCTTCTTGCCTTGATATGACCCCGGAGCTTGTTGCTATGATTAAGACTTACCCTTGGCAATGTATGGAGTGTAAAACGTGCATTATATGTGGGCAGCCTCACCACGAAGAAGAAATGATGTTCTGTGATGTATGTGACCGTGGCTATCACACTTTTTGTGTGGGGCTTGATGCTATCCCTTCAG GTCCCTGGATTTGTGATTGTTGTCAGAAAGAGCCTCCTGTACccagaagaggaggaagaagggggaaaaacagCAAGGAGGGCTAA
- the PHF10 gene encoding PHD finger protein 10 isoform X3, which yields MGSGDSSRSCETSSQDLGYSYFPAENLIEYKWPPDETGEYYMLQEQVSEYLGVTSFKRKYPDLERRDLSHKEKLYLRELNVITETQCTLGLTALRSDEVIDLMIKEYPAKHAEYSVILQEKERQRITDHYKEYSQMQQQNTQKVEASKVPEYIKKAAKKAAEFNSNLNRERMEERRAYFDLQTHIIQVPQGKYKILPTERTKVSPYPVALIPGQFQEYYKRYSPDELRYLPLNTALYEPPLDPELLTLDSDGDSDDAEEGRGDEKRKTKGNSPKVIPNAICGICLKGKESNKKGKPEALIHCSQCDNSGHPSCLDMTPELVAMIKTYPWQCMECKTCIICGQPHHEEEMMFCDVCDRGYHTFCVGLDAIPSGPWICDCCQKEPPVPRRGGRRGKNSKEG from the exons ATGGGCTCAGGGGACAGTTCTCGGAGCTGTGAAACTTCCAGTCAAGACCTTGG GTATAgttattttcctgctgaaaattTGATAGAATACAAATGGCCACCTGATGAAACAGGAGAATACTATATGCTTCAGGAGCAAGTCAGTGAATATTTGGGTGTGacttcctttaaaagaaaatatccag atttagAAAGGCGAGATTTATCTCACAAGGAAAAGCTCTACCTCAGAGAACTAAATGTTATCACAGAGACTCAATGCACACTAG gtCTAACAGCTTTGCGTAGTGATGAAGTAATTGATCTTATGATTAAAGAATACCCTGCCAAACATGCTGAGTATTCTGTTATACTGCAAGAGAAAGAACGGCAGCGAATAACAGATCATTACAAAGAGTATTCT caaatgcagcagcagaacacacagaaagTGGAAGCCAGTAAAGTTccagaatatattaaaaaagctGCCAAGAAAGCTGCAGAATTCAACAGCAATTTAAACCGAGAGCGGATGGAAGAAAGAAGAGCCTATTTTGATTTACAGACACAT ATTATCCAGGTGCCtcaaggaaaatacaaaatcttgCCTACAGAGAGAACAAAGGTTAGTCCTTATCCAGTGGCTCTCATACCCGGCCAGTTCCAGGAGTACtacaaaag ATACTCTCCAGATGAGCTTCGTTACTTGCCGTTAAACACAGCTCTTTATGAGCCTCCTTTGGATCCAGAACTGCTTACATTGGACAGTGATGGAGATTCAGATGATGCAGAGGAAGGGCGAGGtgatgaaaaaaggaaaaccaaaggcAATTCG CCAAAGGTCATTCCAAATGCTATATGTGGAATTTGTCTGAAGGGTAAGGAGTCcaacaagaaaggaaaacctgAAGCTCTTATACATTGCTCCCAGTGTGACAACAGTG GCCACCCTTCTTGCCTTGATATGACCCCGGAGCTTGTTGCTATGATTAAGACTTACCCTTGGCAATGTATGGAGTGTAAAACGTGCATTATATGTGGGCAGCCTCACCACGAAGAAGAAATGATGTTCTGTGATGTATGTGACCGTGGCTATCACACTTTTTGTGTGGGGCTTGATGCTATCCCTTCAG GTCCCTGGATTTGTGATTGTTGTCAGAAAGAGCCTCCTGTACccagaagaggaggaagaagggggaaaaacagCAAGGAGGGCTAA
- the C3H6orf120 gene encoding UPF0669 protein C6orf120 homolog produces the protein MESSKSCTRATGRIQIQLKTMATHWRRILTVFVTAQVLFVVNAFEEEDVPEEWILLHVVQGQIGAGNYSYLRLNHEGKIVLQMRSLKGDADLYVSDVTLHPSFDEYELQSVTCGQDVVHVPAHFRRPVGIGIYGHPSHLESEFEMKVYYDRTVVQYPFGEASYNPEEMEAHQKYSQSTEDESQDEESVFWTILIGILKLILEILF, from the coding sequence GTTGCACACGGGCCACAGGAAGAATCCAAATACAACTGAAGACCATGGCAACACACTGGAGACGAATCCTGACAGTATTTGTGACAGCTCAAGTACTGTTTGTGGTAAATGCCTTTGAGGAAGAGGACGTACCGGAGGAATGGATTCTTCTTCACGTTGTCCAAGGTCAGATTGGAGCAGGGAACTACAGCTATTTGAGACTAAATCACGAGGGAAAGATCGTTCTTCAGATGCGGAGTTTGAAAGGTGACGCAGACTTGTACGTGTCCGATGTGACACTGCACCCCAGCTTCGACGAGTACGAGTTACAGTCGGTAACCTGCGGCCAGGACGTGGTCCACGTGCCTGCACACTTCCGCCGCCCCGTGGGAATAGGGATTTACGGCCATCCCTCTCACCTGGAGAGCGAGTTTGAAATGAAGGTGTACTACGATCGAACGGTTGTACAGTACCCCTTCGGTGAGGCTTCTTATAACCCTGAGGAGATGGAGGCACACCAGAAATATTCACAGTCTACAGAAGATGAATCTCAGGATGAGGAGTCTGTTTTCTGGACAATACTTATTGGAATCTTGAAATTAATACTTgaaatccttttttaa
- the TCTE3 gene encoding tctex1 domain-containing protein 3 encodes MEAGKKRPDKDTSKGKKAYQDASDPSPTEEDQQKLKYSHNTYRLEPRTKVQDGLIRDKAQAILTNKLQGATYNGASSPLLCASISEEILKAVKDLDYDRYKYVVSVLIVEKANQAMIVASRCLWDVQRDTWVSAKCETDTFIALALVMACYYD; translated from the exons ATGGAGGCAGGGAAAAAGCGCCCCGACAAAGACACG tcaaaaggaaaaaaggcataTCAAGATGCTTCAGACCCATCTCCAACAGAAGAAGACCagcaaaagctgaaatacaGCCATAACACATACAGACTGGAGCCACGTACTAAAGTTCAGGATGGTTTAATAAGAGACAAAGCTCAAGCGATACTAACG AATAAACTACAAGGAGCCACATACAATGGAGCTTCTAGTCCTCTCTTGTGTGCTtcaatttcagaagaaatattaaagGCTGTGAAGGATTTGGACTATGACCGTTATAAGTATGTGGTATCAGTGCTAATTGTGGAAAAGGCAAATCAGGCAATGATT GTTGCCAGCAGATGCCTCTGGGATGTTCAAAGAGACACTTGGGTTTCAGCTAAATGTGAAACCGATACATTTATTGCACTGGCATTGGTAATGGCTTGTTATTACGACTAA
- the PHF10 gene encoding PHD finger protein 10 isoform X4, whose amino-acid sequence MDDTEENSNDGSQPSKRRRMGSGDSSRSCETSSQDLGYSYFPAENLIEYKWPPDETGEYYMLQEQVSEYLGVTSFKRKYPDLERRDLSHKEKLYLRELNVITETQCTLGLTALRSDEVIDLMIKEYPAKHAEYSVILQEKERQRITDHYKEYSQMQQQNTQKVEASKVPEYIKKAAKKAAEFNSNLNRERMEERRAYFDLQTHIIQVPQGKYKILPTERTKVSPYPVALIPGQFQEYYKRYSPDELRYLPLNTALYEPPLDPELLTLDSDGDSDDAEEGRGDEKRKTKGNSDNSSGNVSEGDCATDNQEDSFQGRQKTRDKSATPRKDGSKRSVLPKSVPGYKPKVIPNAICGICLKGKESNKKGKPEALIHCSQCDNSGHPSCLDMTPELVAMIKTYPWQCMECKTCIICGQPHHEEEMMFCDVCDRGYHTFCVGLDAIPSGPWICDCCQKEPPVPRRGGRRGKNSKEG is encoded by the exons ATG gatGACACCGAAGAAAATTCCAATGATGGCAGCCAGCCATCCAAACGACGGCGTATGGGCTCAGGGGACAGTTCTCGGAGCTGTGAAACTTCCAGTCAAGACCTTGG GTATAgttattttcctgctgaaaattTGATAGAATACAAATGGCCACCTGATGAAACAGGAGAATACTATATGCTTCAGGAGCAAGTCAGTGAATATTTGGGTGTGacttcctttaaaagaaaatatccag atttagAAAGGCGAGATTTATCTCACAAGGAAAAGCTCTACCTCAGAGAACTAAATGTTATCACAGAGACTCAATGCACACTAG gtCTAACAGCTTTGCGTAGTGATGAAGTAATTGATCTTATGATTAAAGAATACCCTGCCAAACATGCTGAGTATTCTGTTATACTGCAAGAGAAAGAACGGCAGCGAATAACAGATCATTACAAAGAGTATTCT caaatgcagcagcagaacacacagaaagTGGAAGCCAGTAAAGTTccagaatatattaaaaaagctGCCAAGAAAGCTGCAGAATTCAACAGCAATTTAAACCGAGAGCGGATGGAAGAAAGAAGAGCCTATTTTGATTTACAGACACAT ATTATCCAGGTGCCtcaaggaaaatacaaaatcttgCCTACAGAGAGAACAAAGGTTAGTCCTTATCCAGTGGCTCTCATACCCGGCCAGTTCCAGGAGTACtacaaaag ATACTCTCCAGATGAGCTTCGTTACTTGCCGTTAAACACAGCTCTTTATGAGCCTCCTTTGGATCCAGAACTGCTTACATTGGACAGTGATGGAGATTCAGATGATGCAGAGGAAGGGCGAGGtgatgaaaaaaggaaaaccaaaggcAATTCG GACAATTCGTCTGGCAATGTATCTGAAGGTGATTGCGCCACAGACAACCAGGAGGATTCTTTTCAGGGAAGACAAAAAACAAGAGACAAAAGTGCTACTCCAAGAAAAGATGGTTCCAAACGTTCTGTATTACCCAAATCAGTTCCTGGGTACAAG CCAAAGGTCATTCCAAATGCTATATGTGGAATTTGTCTGAAGGGTAAGGAGTCcaacaagaaaggaaaacctgAAGCTCTTATACATTGCTCCCAGTGTGACAACAGTG GCCACCCTTCTTGCCTTGATATGACCCCGGAGCTTGTTGCTATGATTAAGACTTACCCTTGGCAATGTATGGAGTGTAAAACGTGCATTATATGTGGGCAGCCTCACCACGAAGAAGAAATGATGTTCTGTGATGTATGTGACCGTGGCTATCACACTTTTTGTGTGGGGCTTGATGCTATCCCTTCAG GTCCCTGGATTTGTGATTGTTGTCAGAAAGAGCCTCCTGTACccagaagaggaggaagaagggggaaaaacagCAAGGAGGGCTAA